The Microbacterium amylolyticum genome includes the window CCCAGCGAGTTCCTCACGCACTTCGACGGACTCGACGATCTGCGCGTTTTCCGTTCGGCGCAGGACGCGTGGCCAACGGCCGAGATCGGCGAGGCGCTGGTGGGCAAGTCCACCGTTTTCGTTGGGCACTCTGGCGTCGGAAAGTCGACGCTCGTCAACGCCCTGGTGCCGGACGCCGATCGCGCGACGGGCCATGTGAACGAGGTCACGGGTCGCGGTCGGCACACCTCCTCGTCGACGGTGTCATTGCGTTTTCGATGCACGGACGGGGCCGGCTGGGTCATCGATACTCCCGGCGTTCGCTCGTTTGGCTTGGGGCACGTCGACCCGGCGAACATCCTGCGCGCGTATCCCGACCTCGATCTGGTCGCCGCGGAGTGCCCGCGCGGATGCACGCATCTGCCGGACGCCCCCGACTGCGTTCTGAACGATGCGGTTGCCGACGGTCGGGTCCGCGGCGAGCGCCTGCAGTCGTTGCAAATGCTGCTCGAAACCTTTAGCGATCGCGACGATCACTGATCTTCGCCGCTAAAATCAGAGAATGACGACGCGCCTCGAAACCGGATCGAATGCTCCCGACTTCACGCTTGTGAACCAGGACGGAGAGTCGGTATCGCTGACGGACTTCCGTGGGCGCAAGCTGGTGATCTTCTTCTACCCGGCCGCGATGACGCCCGGGTGCACAACGGAAGCCTGTGACTTCCGCGATTCGATGGCGTCGCTTCAGGGTGCGGGCTACGACGTGGTCGGCATTTCCCGCGATGAGCCGGCGAAGCTGAAGCAGTTCGCAGAGCGCGACGGTCTGACGTACCCGTTGCTCAGCGACCCGGACAAGGCCACGCATCGTGCATACGGCGTGTGGGGCGAGAAGAAGAACTATGGCAAGACGGTCGAGGGCGTTATCCGTTCGACGTTCGTCGTCGACGAAGAGGGCGCGGTGGCGCTGGCGAAGTACAACGTGAAGGCCACGGGCCACGTCGCGCGCATACGCGCAGACCTGGGAATCGACTAACCCGCTTCTGCGAGGAACGCGACGCCGTTTTCCCGGAAGTCGCGTGATCCCGGGGTGTTGAAGTGGTGGCGCCCCGGCACCTCCAGGAACGTTCCGTTCGGCGCAGCCGCGGCAAGGTGCTTGGACTGCTCGAGAACCGCGTCCTTCTCCCCCGTCGCGAACAGGACGCGCTGTTGTGGCGGATCGCTGAGGTCGGGATCGGCGTCCCCGAAACGCATGCCTTCGGCCAGGGCAACGAGCGCGCGGAGGTCGTTGCCCGGAACGCGCTCGGCCAGCGCAACGTAGTTCTGGGTGACGGGGTCGGTTACGGGTGTGCCTTCTTCTGCGAGGGCGCGGGCCTGGTCGAGGTCGAGGCGGCCAAGGGGCCGGCCATCGGGGATCCCGCCGAGGACAGCCCGCTCGATCTCATCGCCGCGCAGAAGCGTGGCGGCGTGCCAGCCGACGCGGGCCCCCAGCGAGTACCCGAGGTACCGCACGGAATCGAGCAGGTACGTGTCGAGCACGGTGGCAACATCGTCGATGAAGGCATCCATGACGTACGCGGTGGCCTCGTGCGGCTTCTCGCTGGCGCCGTGTCCGCGTTGATCGATCGCCAAAACGCGCAGCCCCGCCCGCAACATGTCGCGCACCCATCCCGTTGCCACCCAGTTGTCACGCGCGCTTGACGCGAAGCCATGCACCGCGAAAACCGTCGGCGCGTCTTCCTCGCCCCACGCGTACGTGGCGAGCCGGATGCCGTCGGACGACATGATGTACTGCGGTTCGGGCATCTCGGTGATCAGCGGGATCGACATGGTGCCATTGTCCTACGAAGCGGTTTCGGCGTAACGTTCCCGCGCCTGGAGGATCGGGACCATGTGCTCGAAGGCCCAGTCTTCGAGCGCCTTGAGCGGCGTGCGCAGCGAATGACCTGCGGGCGTGAGCTCATAGTCGACGCGCACGGGAACGGCAGCCGTCACGGTACGGGTCACGAGTCCGTCCTGCTCGAGGCCGCGCAGGGTCTGAGTCAGCATTTTCTGCGAGATGCCGTCGACACGCTTCGTGATCTCGCTGAACCGCAGCGGGCGGTCGGCGAGGGCACCGACGACGAGGACCGTCCACCGGTCACCGATGCGATCGAGCACCCGGCGCGATGGGCAGTTGCGGTCGTAGGGGTTCCAGCCGTCGTTCATCAGACCTCCAGGTATCGAAAATACCACCAACGCACTTTTAGGTAACTTGTTCCTTCACACTTGCTAGTTACCTATAGTAAGTTACGCGCCCTTTTGGGCTGCCAACGAAAGGAACGTCTATGGCTCGCATCGTTATTCTCGGCGGATCTGGCTACGCCGGAACACACCTGATCACAGAGGCTGCGTCGCGCGGACACGACGTGACATCACTCAGCCGCTCCCTGCCCGCGGAGCAGCAGGAGAACGTCACGTACGTCGCCGGCTCGCTTCTCGACGCCGAGGTGCGTGCCGAGGTGTTGAAGAACGCCGATGTCGTCATCTCGGCCATCGCGCCCCGCGGAGACATGGCGGGCCAGACGCGCGCCGCTCTCGCAGAGCTCGCACACGACGCCGCAGCCGCCGGCGTGCGCATCGGCATCATCGGTGGTGCCGGTTCCCTGCAGGTCTCCCCCGGCGGCCCCCGCGTTGTCGATGGCCCCGACTTCCCTGACGCCTTTAAGCCCGAAGCGCTCGAAATGACGGCGGTTCTTGACGACCTGCGCGCGAGCGATGAGAGCCTCGACTGGTTCTTCATCAGCCCCGCAGGAGGCTTCGGCAGCTTCGCACCCGGGGAGAAGCTCGGAACGTTCCGCGTTGGCGGCGATGTTCTTCTCGTCGACGACGAGGGCAACTCCTTCATCTCCGGTGCCGACTTCGCCACCGCCATCATCGACGAGGTCGAAAAGCCGCAGCACTCCCGCGCCCGCTTCACCGTCGCGTACTGATCCCGTGCTCTCGCGGGAGGGGGAAGCACGCGATACCCCTCCCGCGAGACGCCGCCGTCAAGGCGCGCTAGCCAAGCTGCGAAAGTGAAATCTGCTCAACTGGCACGGCGAAGCAGATCCCGTGTGAGTCCTCGCCGTCGTAGATGATGTCCTTCAAACACGACATGACGGGCTTCACCTTCTCCTCCGGGAGGAGCATGATCAACGCGGTCTGGGCACCGGCGAACCTCGCCCCGAAGAACGTCTTTTTCGAACCGCTTCCGACTCCTCGCGCCGACAGCGCCGTCACTCCGGTGGCTCCGGCGTCCTCGACGAGAGAAATGGCCTTCTCTTACTGATCATCGGGAATGATGACGAATACGGCCTTCTGGGCCATCATGCCTCCATCGAAACAGCAGGTGTGGGTCGTGAGGAAGGGCGTGAGGAATGGATCGGTGACAACTGATCGTTAGCGTCGGGAGGCGCTGACGGGGAGGATGTCATCATGCCCGGTCCCTATCCCAGAGAGTTCCGCGAGGACGTTGTCGCGGTCGCTCGTCGCCGCGAGAGTGGCGTCACCATCAAGCAGATCGCAACTGATTTCGGGATCAGCGAAGCGACGCTCCAGAACTGGCTCCGCCAAGCCGATATCGAGGAAGGCAACCGTCCCGGTCAGACCGTGGGCGAAGCGGCGGAGATGCGGGAGCTGCGGCGCCGGAATCGTCTCCTTGAGCAAGAGAACGAGGTGCTCCGGAAGGCTGCGGCGTATTTGTCGCAGGCGAATCTGAAACTCAGTGGCTCCCCAAAATGACGTACCCGCTCGTATCTGTGCTCGCAGGCCGGGATTCTCTCGTCCGCGCAGCGCCGGCGCCGCGGGAAGAGCAAGAAGGCCGGGCCGCCCGTGTTCGATGACCACGTCCAGCGACAGTTCCGCGCTGACGCTCCGAACCGGCTCTGGCTGACCGATATCACGGAACATTGGACGAACGAAGGCGAGCTCTACTGCTGCGCGATCAAAGACGGGCGACCGGATGACCTCGAAGCTCGCCGTCGACGCCGCCAGGACCGCCTGGGCCGTTTGACCCCGGTCGAGTTCGAGACCATCATGAACACGACCGTCGCGCTGGCGGCGTGACTAGGAACTGTCACCTATCCGTGCAGCAGTCCCGGTCGGCGCGAAACGACTTGCGCGCCGACCCCAGCAACACCAACACACTGCACCGGTTGCGCACCCTTGA containing:
- a CDS encoding alpha/beta fold hydrolase: MSIPLITEMPEPQYIMSSDGIRLATYAWGEEDAPTVFAVHGFASSARDNWVATGWVRDMLRAGLRVLAIDQRGHGASEKPHEATAYVMDAFIDDVATVLDTYLLDSVRYLGYSLGARVGWHAATLLRGDEIERAVLGGIPDGRPLGRLDLDQARALAEEGTPVTDPVTQNYVALAERVPGNDLRALVALAEGMRFGDADPDLSDPPQQRVLFATGEKDAVLEQSKHLAAAAPNGTFLEVPGRHHFNTPGSRDFRENGVAFLAEAG
- the bcp gene encoding thioredoxin-dependent thiol peroxidase, producing the protein MTTRLETGSNAPDFTLVNQDGESVSLTDFRGRKLVIFFYPAAMTPGCTTEACDFRDSMASLQGAGYDVVGISRDEPAKLKQFAERDGLTYPLLSDPDKATHRAYGVWGEKKNYGKTVEGVIRSTFVVDEEGAVALAKYNVKATGHVARIRADLGID
- a CDS encoding transposase, yielding MPGPYPREFREDVVAVARRRESGVTIKQIATDFGISEATLQNWLRQADIEEGNRPGQTVGEAAEMRELRRRNRLLEQENEVLRKAAAYLSQANLKLSGSPK
- a CDS encoding NAD(P)-dependent oxidoreductase; its protein translation is MARIVILGGSGYAGTHLITEAASRGHDVTSLSRSLPAEQQENVTYVAGSLLDAEVRAEVLKNADVVISAIAPRGDMAGQTRAALAELAHDAAAAGVRIGIIGGAGSLQVSPGGPRVVDGPDFPDAFKPEALEMTAVLDDLRASDESLDWFFISPAGGFGSFAPGEKLGTFRVGGDVLLVDDEGNSFISGADFATAIIDEVEKPQHSRARFTVAY
- a CDS encoding winged helix-turn-helix transcriptional regulator is translated as MNDGWNPYDRNCPSRRVLDRIGDRWTVLVVGALADRPLRFSEITKRVDGISQKMLTQTLRGLEQDGLVTRTVTAAVPVRVDYELTPAGHSLRTPLKALEDWAFEHMVPILQARERYAETAS